The Cydia fagiglandana chromosome 4, ilCydFagi1.1, whole genome shotgun sequence genome has a window encoding:
- the LOC134663496 gene encoding uncharacterized protein LOC134663496: MQHYIIPYKLRLISRNEGKIKSHDSCVDIRAWNHNVAVRDGHLRAWIKSDMPCCVIPVSTLVAAVRVMGCRRRGRLTPRCHPNCKSKEVLESICNSCQTIKECFQNNPQYEKYFSEEEFETSHWPCERCLDALKGIKMLWKIILEKIFRVNIPKTEKTPLSDRSCNMLTTAESWKDDICREALYVKNMYVFDENQNVTTSSCQCNPGEIDAICSKNNNESFFEILKPDKVSRSISVHIKKADACCETSCLEKGDNNVCENDLNNLQRNLDDLTVDIERLKKENVSLKKELRGAYKNSAVKCRLSRLAVPLSSSDPLAYLPKPFEEEETANLVDDVDSEMIITMKNCRNLGYKQVALLQVLHKSNQPFFSTNCNPDSCCRKEDPIHVLEKLQTTFGNIMQREAGLVNDKKCSEKPRSEVDASYHSYKIKPKSCPSKL; the protein is encoded by the exons ATGCAGCATTATATCATACCATACAAATTGCGTCTGATATCCCGTAACGAAGGTAAAATAAAATCACATGACTCGTGTGTGGACATCAGAGCTTGGAACCACAATGTGGCAGTTCGTGACGGGCACCTCAGAGCGTGGATCAAGAGTGATATGCCCTGCTGTGTAATACCCGTTTCAACACTAGTTGCGGCTGTAAGGGTTATGGGTTGCAGGCGCCGTGGCCGC CTCACACCAAGATGCCATCCAAATTGCAAATCCAAAGAAGTACTGGAAAGTATATGCAATTCTTGTCAGACTATTAAAGAATGCTTTCAAAATAATCCACAATATGAAAAGTATTTTAGTGAA GAAGAATTCGAAACAAGTCATTGGCCCTGTGAGCGATGTCTTGATGCTTTGAAAGGTATCAAAAtgttatggaaaataattttggaaaaaatattCCGAGTTAATATTCCAAAAACGGAGAAAACTCCTCTTAGTGACCGTTCATGCAATATGTTAACAACGGCGGAATCATGGAAAGATGATATTTGCCGTGAAGCTTTATatgttaaaaatatgtatgtatttgatGAGAATCAGAACGTGACAACAAGTTCATGTCAATGCAATCCTGGAGAAATTGATGCGATTTGTAGCAAAAACAATAATGAAAGTTTCTTTGAGATTCTCAAACCAGATAAAGTAAGTAGAAGTATATCAGTTCACATTAAGAAAGCTGATGCCTGTTGCGAAACTTCTTGCTTAGAAAAAGGGGATAATAACGTATGTGAAAATGATCTCAACAATTTGCAACGAAACTTAGACGACCTAACTGTGGATATAGAAAGATTGAAAAAGGAGAACGTGTCGTTGAAGAAGGAGTTACGGGGCGCTTATAAAAACAGCGCTGTGAAGTGTCGTTTGTCACGTTTGGCAGTACCTCTGTCATCAAGCGATCCTTTAGCCTATCTTCCTAAACCATTCGAAGAAGAAGAGACAGCTAATTTGGTTGACGATGTTGATTCTGAGATGATTATAACTATGAAGAACTGCAGAAACTTG GGCTATAAACAAGTAGCACTTCTACAAGTTTTGCACAAATCAAACCAACCGTTTTTCAGTACAAACTGTAATCCTGACTCATGTTGCAGAAAAGAAGATCCCATCCACGTCTTGGAAAAAC TGCAAACTACCTTTGGGAATATCATGCAGCGAGAAGCTGGTCTTGTGAACGATAAGAAGTGCAGTGAAAAACCTCGATCGGAAGTAGACGCGTCGTATCATAGCTACAAAATAAAGCCGAAGAGCTGTCCTTCTAAACTATGA